A genome region from Mycobacterium florentinum includes the following:
- a CDS encoding elongation factor G-like protein EF-G2 → MADKANASAGTGAAPTANCPGDVRNIVLVGASGGGKTTLVEALLVAGGVLTRAGSVTDGSTICDYDDAEIRQQRSVGVAVASLSHGGIKINLVDTPGYADFVGELRAGLRAADCALFVIAANEGVDEPTKSLWAECSQVGMPRAVVITKLDHARANYMEALRAAQNAFGDKVLPLYLPTGSPSCEGLIGLLSQQRYQYSGGTRTVEPPDPSDADRIEEARGTLIEGIIVESEDESLMDRYLDGEVIDEAVLIDDLERAVARGSFFPVIPVCSSTGVGTLELLEVATRGFPSPMEHRMPEVFTPHGAPHAELACDAKAPLLAEVVKTTSDPYVGRVSLVRVFSGTIRPDTTVHVSGHFSSFFGESNGSSHTHPDHDEDERIGVLSFPLGKQQRPAPEVVAGDICAIGKLSRAETGDTLSDKAEPLVLKPWAMPEPLLPIAIAAHAKTDEDKLSVGLGRLAAEDPTLRIEQNQETHQIVLWCMGEAHAGVVLEALANRYGVTVDTVELRVPLRETFSGKAKGHGRHVKQSGGHGQYAVCDIDVEPLPEGSGFEFVDKVVGGAVPRQFIPSVEKGVRAQMEKGVHAGYPVVDIRVTLLDGKAHSVDSSDFAFQMAGSLALREAAAATKVTLLEPIDEISVLVPDDFVGAVMGDLSGRRGRVLGTDTAGQDRTVVRAEVPQVELTRYAIDLRSLAHGAASFTRSFARYEPMPESAATRLAATV, encoded by the coding sequence ATGGCGGACAAGGCGAACGCGTCGGCGGGCACGGGGGCAGCTCCCACCGCGAACTGTCCTGGCGACGTGCGCAACATCGTCCTGGTGGGCGCCTCGGGCGGCGGCAAGACCACCCTGGTCGAGGCCCTGCTTGTCGCGGGCGGCGTGCTGACCAGGGCGGGATCGGTGACCGACGGCAGCACCATCTGCGACTACGACGACGCCGAGATCCGCCAACAGCGTTCCGTCGGCGTCGCGGTGGCCTCCCTGTCGCACGGCGGAATCAAGATCAACCTGGTGGATACGCCCGGATACGCCGACTTCGTCGGCGAGCTGCGCGCCGGACTGCGGGCCGCGGATTGCGCGCTGTTCGTGATCGCGGCCAACGAGGGCGTCGACGAACCGACCAAGTCGCTCTGGGCGGAATGCAGCCAGGTCGGCATGCCCCGCGCCGTGGTGATCACCAAACTCGACCATGCCCGCGCGAACTATATGGAGGCGCTGCGAGCCGCGCAAAACGCGTTCGGCGACAAGGTTTTACCGCTCTACCTACCGACCGGTTCGCCATCCTGCGAAGGCCTGATCGGCTTGCTCTCGCAGCAGCGGTACCAATATTCCGGTGGCACCCGCACCGTCGAGCCGCCGGATCCCTCGGATGCCGACCGAATCGAGGAAGCGCGCGGCACGCTGATCGAGGGAATCATCGTGGAATCCGAGGACGAGTCCCTGATGGACCGGTATCTCGACGGTGAGGTGATCGACGAGGCGGTGCTCATCGACGACCTGGAGCGCGCCGTCGCCCGCGGGTCGTTCTTTCCGGTGATCCCGGTCTGCAGCAGCACCGGCGTCGGCACCCTCGAGCTGCTCGAGGTCGCCACCCGCGGCTTCCCGTCCCCGATGGAACACCGGATGCCCGAGGTCTTCACGCCGCACGGCGCTCCGCACGCCGAGCTGGCGTGCGACGCCAAAGCGCCGTTGTTGGCAGAGGTGGTGAAGACGACGTCGGACCCGTACGTCGGCAGGGTGAGCCTGGTCCGGGTGTTCTCCGGGACCATCAGGCCCGACACGACCGTGCATGTGTCGGGCCATTTTTCGTCCTTCTTCGGGGAGTCCAACGGCAGCAGCCATACCCATCCCGATCACGACGAGGACGAACGCATCGGGGTGCTGTCCTTTCCGCTGGGCAAGCAGCAACGACCCGCACCCGAGGTGGTGGCCGGCGACATCTGCGCGATCGGCAAACTGAGCCGGGCCGAAACCGGGGACACCCTCTCCGACAAGGCCGAGCCCCTGGTGCTGAAACCGTGGGCCATGCCGGAACCACTGCTGCCGATTGCCATTGCGGCGCATGCCAAGACCGACGAGGACAAACTGTCGGTCGGGTTGGGCCGGTTGGCGGCCGAGGACCCCACGCTGCGCATCGAGCAGAACCAGGAGACGCACCAGATCGTGCTGTGGTGCATGGGTGAGGCCCACGCCGGCGTCGTCCTCGAAGCGCTGGCCAACCGGTACGGCGTCACCGTCGACACGGTGGAACTGCGTGTTCCGCTGCGAGAGACCTTCAGCGGCAAGGCAAAAGGCCACGGTCGCCACGTCAAGCAGTCCGGTGGGCACGGCCAGTACGCGGTGTGCGACATCGACGTGGAGCCGCTGCCGGAAGGTTCCGGATTCGAGTTCGTCGACAAGGTGGTCGGCGGAGCGGTGCCGCGGCAATTCATCCCGAGCGTGGAGAAGGGTGTCCGCGCGCAGATGGAAAAGGGTGTGCACGCCGGGTATCCCGTGGTCGACATCCGGGTCACCCTGCTCGACGGCAAGGCCCACAGCGTGGACTCGTCGGACTTCGCGTTCCAGATGGCGGGTTCCCTGGCGCTGCGGGAAGCCGCCGCCGCGACGAAGGTGACCCTGCTCGAGCCGATCGACGAGATCTCCGTGCTGGTGCCCGACGATTTCGTGGGTGCGGTGATGGGCGACTTGTCGGGCCGGCGCGGGCGGGTGCTGGGCACCGATACCGCGGGCCAGGACCGCACGGTGGTGCGGGCCGAGGTGCCTCAGGTCGAGCTGACCCGGTACGCGATCGACTTGCGTTCGCTGGCGCATGGCGCCGCGTCCTTCACCCGGTCGTTCGCCCGCTATGAACCGATGCCGGAGTCGGCCGCGACCAGGCTGGCGGCTACTGTGTGA
- a CDS encoding DUF2231 domain-containing protein: MSTFNGLPAHILLNHFVVVLGPLAAVLAILCVVWPAARRRLIWLVLLLAVGTLVLTPLTTTAGVWLSARVGAPSPVLTNHEQLGSTLIYIVAALAATVTALAVLHVREARGVDMKLTLHAVVGVLVVIAAVATLVQIYRVGDSGARAAWGNVTSSGQ, translated from the coding sequence ATGTCGACGTTCAATGGACTGCCTGCCCATATCCTGCTCAATCATTTCGTCGTTGTCCTAGGTCCGCTGGCGGCGGTTCTGGCGATCCTGTGTGTGGTGTGGCCCGCGGCGCGACGCCGGCTGATCTGGCTGGTTCTGCTGCTGGCGGTGGGCACCCTGGTCTTGACCCCGTTGACCACCACCGCGGGCGTCTGGTTATCGGCTCGCGTCGGCGCGCCGTCGCCGGTGCTCACCAACCACGAGCAACTCGGCTCCACGCTGATCTACATCGTGGCGGCACTGGCGGCGACGGTCACGGCGTTGGCCGTCCTGCACGTTCGTGAGGCGCGCGGGGTGGACATGAAGCTCACCCTGCACGCCGTCGTCGGGGTGCTGGTGGTCATCGCGGCCGTGGCCACCCTGGTGCAGATCTATCGGGTCGGCGATTCGGGCGCGCGCGCCGCGTGGGGAAACGTGACGTCGTCGGGCCAGTGA
- a CDS encoding TIGR03668 family PPOX class F420-dependent oxidoreductase, producing the protein MGEFDPRVRFEQSPVARLATSSADGKPHLVPVVFAVDPDSPDMVYTAIDAKPKTSQRLRRLANIAGNAAVSLLVDHYADDWTQLWWVRADGAATIHSDGAVMHTGYRLLRAKYPQYQSVSLNGPVIAIAVHRWSGWHA; encoded by the coding sequence GTGGGCGAATTCGACCCCAGGGTCCGGTTCGAACAGTCCCCGGTGGCGCGGCTGGCCACCAGCTCGGCGGACGGAAAACCGCACCTGGTGCCGGTGGTTTTCGCGGTCGACCCCGACTCCCCGGACATGGTCTACACCGCGATCGACGCGAAGCCGAAAACCTCGCAGCGGCTGCGCCGGCTGGCGAACATCGCCGGCAACGCCGCGGTCAGCCTGCTCGTCGACCACTACGCCGACGATTGGACGCAGTTGTGGTGGGTCCGGGCCGACGGGGCGGCCACCATTCATTCCGACGGCGCGGTAATGCACACCGGCTATCGGCTGCTGCGAGCGAAATATCCTCAGTACCAATCGGTTTCGCTGAACGGCCCGGTCATCGCGATAGCGGTGCACCGCTGGTCGGGCTGGCACGCCTGA
- the oxc gene encoding oxalyl-CoA decarboxylase: MTTLSTSSTAAPDGSEDAPLTDGFHLVVDALKANDIDTIYGIVGIPITDLARVAQARGMRYIGFRQETSAGNAAAAAGFLTRRPGVCLTTSGPGFLNGLPALANATTNCFPMIQISGSSNRALVDLQRGDYQDLDQLNAARPFVKASYRVDRVEDIGLAIARAIRTAVSGRPGGVYLDIPGAVLGQAMDAAQGAESVWRVIDPAPRQLPAPEAVDRALDVLARARRPLIVLGKGAAYAQADAVIRDFIESTGIPFLPMSMAKGLLPDSHRQSAAAARSVAIARADAVLLVGARLNWLLGHGESPQWAADAKFVQVDIAASEFDSNQPIVAPLAGDIGSVMFALRDGLAARPITVPTEWTDELAERRARNDAKMTERRAENPHPMRFYNALGAIRSVLQANPDVYVVNEGANALDLARNVIDMELPRHRLDTGTWGVMGIGMGYAIAAAVETGRPVVAIEGDSAFGFSGMEIETICRYRLPVTVVILNNGGVYRGDEKPAGDSPAPTVLNAGARHELLAEAFGGKGYHVTTPAELRAALAHALASNGPSLIDCELDPSAGVESGHLASLNPTSAANRKPAVSAGG; this comes from the coding sequence ATGACCACACTTTCGACATCATCCACCGCCGCGCCGGACGGGTCGGAAGACGCACCCCTGACCGACGGCTTCCACCTCGTCGTCGACGCACTCAAGGCGAACGACATCGACACCATCTACGGGATCGTCGGCATCCCGATCACCGACCTCGCCCGTGTCGCCCAGGCCCGCGGGATGCGCTACATCGGTTTCCGGCAGGAGACTTCCGCCGGCAATGCCGCCGCGGCCGCCGGGTTTCTCACCCGCCGCCCCGGGGTGTGCCTGACGACATCGGGGCCCGGGTTTCTCAACGGCCTGCCCGCATTGGCCAACGCCACCACGAACTGCTTCCCGATGATCCAGATCTCGGGTTCGAGCAATCGAGCGCTGGTCGACTTGCAGCGCGGCGACTATCAGGACCTGGATCAGCTCAATGCCGCAAGGCCTTTCGTAAAGGCGTCCTACCGGGTCGACCGGGTCGAGGACATCGGGCTCGCGATCGCTCGAGCGATCCGCACCGCCGTGTCCGGGCGGCCGGGCGGTGTCTACCTCGATATCCCGGGCGCCGTGCTGGGCCAGGCGATGGATGCCGCCCAGGGGGCCGAAAGCGTCTGGCGGGTCATCGATCCCGCGCCTCGACAGCTGCCGGCGCCGGAAGCGGTCGATCGTGCCCTCGACGTGCTCGCGCGGGCCCGCCGGCCGCTGATCGTCCTCGGTAAGGGTGCCGCATACGCACAGGCCGACGCCGTGATCCGGGATTTCATCGAATCCACCGGAATTCCGTTCCTGCCGATGTCGATGGCCAAGGGGCTGCTGCCGGATTCGCATCGCCAGTCCGCGGCGGCGGCACGGTCGGTGGCCATCGCCCGTGCCGACGCCGTGCTGCTGGTGGGTGCCCGACTGAATTGGCTTCTCGGCCATGGCGAATCGCCGCAATGGGCGGCCGACGCCAAGTTTGTGCAAGTCGACATCGCGGCGTCGGAATTCGACAGCAACCAGCCGATCGTGGCGCCGCTGGCCGGCGACATCGGGTCGGTGATGTTTGCCTTGCGCGACGGCCTGGCCGCCCGTCCGATCACGGTGCCGACGGAATGGACCGACGAGCTGGCCGAGCGCCGAGCACGCAACGACGCCAAGATGACCGAGCGTCGCGCCGAAAATCCGCACCCGATGCGGTTTTACAACGCACTGGGTGCGATTCGTTCGGTGCTGCAAGCTAATCCGGACGTCTACGTGGTCAACGAGGGCGCCAATGCGCTCGACTTGGCCCGCAACGTGATCGACATGGAGCTGCCGCGGCACCGCCTCGACACCGGAACCTGGGGGGTGATGGGCATCGGCATGGGTTACGCGATCGCCGCCGCGGTCGAGACCGGCCGGCCCGTCGTCGCGATCGAGGGAGACAGCGCATTCGGCTTCAGCGGCATGGAAATCGAGACGATCTGCCGCTACCGGCTACCGGTGACGGTCGTCATCCTCAACAACGGCGGCGTCTATCGAGGCGACGAAAAGCCGGCCGGGGACAGTCCCGCCCCCACCGTGCTCAATGCCGGTGCGCGCCATGAGCTGCTCGCAGAAGCGTTCGGCGGCAAGGGATATCACGTTACCACCCCAGCGGAGCTGCGGGCGGCCCTGGCCCATGCGCTCGCGTCGAACGGCCCGT
- a CDS encoding FadD7 family fatty acid--CoA ligase has product MATSELIIPEAELTDESTSIADLVAAAAIRQPEATALVATPDRRTVSYGELVRLVDGLAKQLKDGGLRPGDRIALRSGSNAEFVVSLLAASRAGLIAVPLDPALPVGDQRARSEVAGAGVVLVDGEGPGDEQQPGLVWWTIRVVVGRDGAPSSVELDAPAPPNPDVTAPEGLRDDDAMIMFTGGTTGMPKMVPWTHTNIASSVRAIIAGYQLGPADATVAVMPLYHGHGLVATLLSTLASGGTVLLPARGKFSAHTFWDDINAVGATWYTAVPTIHQILLERAKTQRPEGGRAGLHFIRSCSAPLTTETAAALQDTFGATVVCAFGMTEGTHQIATTGIDQSENPAETTGLVGRSTSPQIRIVGPDGRSLPAETVGEVWLRGPTVVRGYLGDPAITAANFTDGWLRTGDLGSLSSAGDLRIRGRIKELINRGGEKISPERVEGVLAGHPDVLEVAVLGLPDKMYGETVAAVVVARGSTPPSPEELTEFCRDRLAPYEVPATFLVASELPHTAKGSLDRRAVAQQFGGA; this is encoded by the coding sequence ATGGCGACGTCTGAATTGATCATCCCGGAGGCGGAGTTGACCGACGAATCCACGAGCATCGCCGATTTGGTGGCGGCGGCGGCCATCCGCCAGCCGGAGGCCACGGCACTGGTCGCCACCCCCGATCGCAGGACCGTCAGCTACGGCGAGCTGGTCCGGCTGGTCGACGGCCTGGCCAAGCAGCTGAAGGACGGCGGTTTGCGGCCGGGGGACCGGATCGCGCTGCGGTCCGGCAGCAACGCCGAGTTCGTCGTCAGCTTGTTGGCGGCGTCGCGCGCCGGGCTGATCGCGGTGCCGCTGGACCCGGCGTTGCCCGTCGGCGACCAGCGCGCCCGCAGCGAGGTCGCGGGCGCGGGTGTGGTGCTCGTCGACGGCGAGGGCCCCGGTGATGAGCAGCAGCCGGGGTTGGTGTGGTGGACGATCAGGGTGGTGGTCGGGCGAGACGGCGCCCCTTCGTCGGTCGAGCTGGATGCGCCGGCGCCGCCGAATCCGGACGTGACGGCGCCCGAGGGCCTGCGGGACGACGACGCGATGATCATGTTCACCGGCGGGACCACGGGTATGCCGAAGATGGTCCCCTGGACGCACACCAACATCGCCAGTTCGGTGCGGGCGATCATCGCCGGCTATCAGCTGGGCCCGGCGGACGCGACGGTTGCGGTGATGCCGCTCTACCACGGCCACGGTCTGGTCGCCACGCTGCTGTCGACGCTGGCGTCCGGGGGGACCGTGCTGTTGCCCGCGCGTGGGAAGTTCTCGGCGCACACCTTCTGGGACGACATCAACGCCGTGGGGGCCACGTGGTACACCGCGGTTCCGACCATTCATCAGATCCTGTTGGAGCGCGCCAAGACGCAGCGGCCCGAAGGCGGACGGGCCGGGCTGCATTTCATCCGCAGCTGCAGCGCCCCACTCACCACGGAAACGGCTGCGGCCCTGCAAGACACCTTCGGCGCAACCGTGGTGTGTGCGTTCGGGATGACCGAAGGCACCCATCAGATCGCCACCACTGGCATCGACCAAAGCGAAAATCCGGCTGAGACAACGGGTCTGGTGGGCCGGTCGACCAGTCCGCAGATTCGGATCGTCGGGCCCGACGGCCGATCCCTTCCCGCCGAAACCGTCGGCGAGGTCTGGCTGCGTGGCCCGACCGTGGTGCGCGGCTACCTCGGCGACCCGGCGATCACCGCCGCCAACTTCACCGACGGCTGGCTGCGCACCGGCGATCTCGGGTCGCTGTCCAGCGCGGGTGATCTGCGCATCCGCGGGCGGATCAAGGAGCTCATCAACCGCGGCGGCGAGAAGATTTCACCGGAACGCGTCGAGGGTGTACTGGCCGGCCATCCCGACGTCTTGGAGGTGGCCGTGCTCGGGCTGCCGGACAAAATGTACGGCGAGACGGTGGCCGCGGTGGTGGTCGCACGGGGATCGACTCCGCCGAGCCCCGAGGAGCTCACCGAGTTCTGCCGGGATCGGCTGGCGCCTTACGAGGTGCCCGCCACCTTCCTTGTGGCCAGCGAATTGCCGCACACCGCCAAGGGTTCACTGGACCGCCGCGCCGTGGCCCAACAGTTCGGCGGAGCCTGA